A single Blastococcus colisei DNA region contains:
- a CDS encoding sulfite exporter TauE/SafE family protein, with protein MKTLVLLALVGLGAQLVDGSLGMAYGVTSTTLLLAIGTNPAVASATIHLAEIGTTLASGLAHWKFGNVDWKVVAKVGVPGAVGAFAGATFLSNLSTEVAAPVMSLILVSLGVYLLVRFTLRGIDRRNLGKPTRKRFLGPLGLVAGFVDATGGGGWGPVGTPALLASGRMEPRKVIGSIDTSEFLVALAASLGFLVALGSQGIDPIWVAGLLGGGLVAAPIAAWLVRHIPPRMLGSLVGGVIVLTNTRTLLTSDWIQAGDTVRAAVYVVLAAVWVAAVVHSFRQYRKDRAAESADAVAAEASRNAEAAERNIVADLRDETVVRAHAPAGRSSAPRD; from the coding sequence GTGAAGACCCTCGTCCTGCTCGCCCTGGTCGGCCTGGGCGCACAACTCGTCGACGGCAGCCTCGGCATGGCCTACGGCGTCACGTCGACCACCCTGCTGCTCGCCATCGGCACCAACCCGGCCGTCGCCTCGGCCACCATCCACCTCGCCGAGATCGGCACGACGCTCGCGTCCGGCCTCGCGCACTGGAAGTTCGGCAACGTCGACTGGAAGGTCGTCGCCAAGGTCGGCGTCCCCGGTGCCGTCGGCGCCTTCGCCGGTGCGACGTTCCTGTCCAACCTCTCCACCGAGGTCGCGGCCCCGGTCATGTCGCTGATCCTGGTGTCGCTCGGGGTCTACCTCCTCGTCCGCTTCACCCTCCGCGGCATCGACCGGCGCAACCTCGGCAAGCCGACCCGCAAGCGCTTCCTCGGCCCGCTGGGCCTCGTCGCCGGCTTCGTCGACGCCACCGGCGGCGGTGGCTGGGGGCCGGTCGGCACCCCGGCACTGCTGGCCAGCGGCCGGATGGAGCCGCGGAAGGTCATCGGCTCCATCGACACCTCCGAGTTCCTGGTCGCGCTCGCCGCCAGCCTCGGGTTCCTCGTCGCGCTGGGCTCCCAGGGCATCGACCCGATCTGGGTCGCCGGCCTGCTCGGCGGTGGGCTCGTCGCCGCACCGATCGCCGCCTGGCTGGTCCGCCACATCCCGCCGCGCATGCTGGGCTCGCTGGTCGGTGGCGTCATCGTGCTGACCAACACCCGGACGCTGCTGACGAGCGACTGGATCCAGGCCGGGGACACCGTCCGTGCCGCCGTCTACGTGGTGCTCGCCGCCGTCTGGGTCGCCGCGGTGGTGCACTCCTTCCGCCAGTACCGCAAGGACCGGGCAGCGGAGTCCGCCGACGCCGTCGCAGCGGAGGCGAGCCGGAATGCGGAGGCGGCCGAACGCAACATCGTCGCGGACCTGCGCGACGAGACCGTCGTCCGTGCGCACGCCCCGGCCGGCCGATCGAGCGCCCCCCGCGACTGA
- a CDS encoding NAD-dependent epimerase/dehydratase family protein, with amino-acid sequence MRLLVLGGTRFLGRHVATAALERGHDVATFTRGMSGESPEGARALHGDRDDPDALPTALSGWSPELVVDTSCQTRAAARNAAGALGGAGLRGYAFVSSLNAYRHWPPGPVGPEDDEPTWTTDEDEYGPIKAEAERVLGTALGDRFLTARAGLLIGPHDPIYRLGWWLDRIARGGRVVVPDALDQQIHAVEARDLAAWLVEMAGQGRSGAVNAIGPRGMTTFGGLLELCREVTGSDAEWVPVPEEDLLAAGVQEWVHLPLWLQRDVARTAWDVDDTRARRLGLPTRPSRETVADTWAWMQTSDRPPLPANRLAPGLPPELEATLLSSR; translated from the coding sequence ATGCGGCTCCTCGTGCTCGGTGGCACCCGTTTCCTCGGCCGGCACGTGGCGACGGCGGCGCTCGAGCGCGGGCACGACGTCGCCACCTTCACCCGCGGCATGTCCGGGGAGTCTCCGGAGGGCGCCCGCGCCCTGCACGGCGACCGGGACGATCCCGACGCCCTGCCGACGGCGCTGAGCGGGTGGTCGCCCGAGCTCGTCGTCGACACGTCGTGCCAGACCCGGGCTGCCGCGCGCAACGCGGCAGGGGCCCTCGGCGGCGCCGGGCTGCGCGGATACGCGTTCGTCAGCAGCCTGAACGCCTACCGCCACTGGCCCCCGGGCCCCGTCGGCCCGGAGGACGACGAGCCGACCTGGACCACCGACGAGGACGAGTACGGCCCCATCAAGGCCGAGGCGGAGCGGGTCCTCGGGACCGCCCTCGGCGACCGGTTCCTCACCGCCCGGGCCGGTCTCCTCATCGGCCCCCACGATCCGATCTACCGGCTGGGCTGGTGGCTGGACCGCATCGCCCGGGGCGGCCGCGTCGTCGTCCCCGACGCCCTGGACCAGCAGATCCACGCGGTGGAGGCCCGCGACCTCGCCGCGTGGCTGGTCGAGATGGCCGGGCAGGGCCGCTCGGGGGCGGTGAATGCCATCGGCCCACGCGGCATGACGACGTTCGGCGGCCTCCTCGAGCTGTGCCGCGAGGTGACCGGCAGCGACGCGGAGTGGGTTCCGGTGCCGGAGGAGGACCTGCTGGCCGCCGGGGTTCAGGAGTGGGTGCACCTGCCGCTGTGGCTGCAGCGCGACGTCGCCCGCACCGCCTGGGACGTGGACGACACGAGGGCCCGCCGGCTCGGGCTGCCCACCCGGCCGTCGAGGGAGACCGTGGCCGACACGTGGGCCTGGATGCAGACGTCCGACCGGCCGCCGCTGCCCGCGAACCGCCTGGCGCCAGGCCTCCCGCCCGAACTCGAGGCCACGCTGCTGTCGAGTCGATGA
- a CDS encoding DUF5994 family protein — MSLRDGAGDGASAFDGAWFPRGRDLAVELPELIAELGRRGLRVERFTYALEAWSPVARKIEVQGRIVRTGGFRSMDSGVVCLTWPGGTRRADLLVVPPETDVLTGARALRLCTRRGLPRSPQMVLAAARSTPLPQVPEYRRAV, encoded by the coding sequence GTGAGTCTTCGGGACGGCGCCGGCGACGGGGCCTCGGCCTTCGACGGCGCCTGGTTCCCCCGTGGGCGCGACCTCGCCGTCGAGCTGCCGGAGCTGATCGCGGAGTTGGGCCGGCGCGGCCTCCGGGTCGAGCGGTTCACCTACGCCCTCGAGGCCTGGTCCCCGGTGGCGCGCAAGATCGAGGTGCAGGGCCGCATCGTGCGCACCGGCGGTTTCCGCAGCATGGACTCCGGCGTCGTCTGCCTGACGTGGCCCGGCGGCACCCGGAGAGCGGACCTGCTGGTCGTGCCGCCGGAGACCGACGTCCTGACCGGCGCCCGCGCGCTGCGGCTGTGCACCCGGCGGGGGCTGCCCCGCTCGCCGCAGATGGTGCTCGCCGCGGCCCGCTCCACGCCACTGCCGCAGGTCCCGGAGTACCGCCGCGCGGTGTGA
- the typA gene encoding translational GTPase TypA, with amino-acid sequence MPTRDDLRNVAIIAHVDHGKTTLVDALLRQAGALGRAKGEGTDNDSTQDRVMDSMDLERERGITILAKNTAIHLADENGNPVVVNIVDTPGHADFGGEVERGLSMVDGVVLLVDSSEGPLPQTRFVLRKALGKGLPVILVVNKTDRSDARIGEVVDETYELFMELLEDSGMDVDNLDFPIVYSNGKTGQASLTRPADGESPDSPDLGPLVKTLLDTIPAPVYDAEEPLRAQVTNLDASPYLGRLALLRIHSGTMKNGQQVAWCRTDGTIKNVKITELLVTEGLTRTPADSAGPGELVAIAGIEDVMIGDTLADPSDPRPLPPLTVDEPSISITIGINTAPLSGKSGKKLTARLIKNRLDQELVGNVSVRMLPTDRPDTWEMQGRGELALAILVEQLRREEFELTVGRPTVVTKEIDGKLHEPVERVTIDTPGEYVGTLTQALAVRRGRLENLVHHDTGWARMEYIVPSRGLIGFRTEFLTETRGTGVLNHNLEGYEPWLGDMRARPTGSLVADRQGVATTYSMFSLQERGSLMVQPGTEVYEGMIVGENSRPDDMDVNITKEKKLTNMRKSTSEELERLIPPRILNLEQALEFCAEDECVEVTPATVRIRKVVLDQTERGKAKNRKPKPV; translated from the coding sequence ATGCCCACTCGCGACGACCTGCGCAACGTGGCGATCATCGCCCACGTCGACCACGGCAAGACCACCCTGGTCGACGCCCTCCTCCGCCAGGCCGGCGCTCTCGGGCGCGCCAAGGGCGAGGGGACGGACAACGACTCCACGCAGGACCGCGTGATGGACTCGATGGACCTCGAGCGCGAGCGCGGCATCACCATCCTCGCCAAGAACACCGCCATCCACCTGGCCGACGAGAACGGCAACCCCGTCGTCGTCAACATCGTCGACACCCCGGGCCACGCCGACTTCGGGGGCGAGGTCGAGCGCGGTCTGTCGATGGTCGACGGCGTCGTCCTCCTGGTGGACTCCTCCGAGGGCCCGCTCCCGCAGACCCGCTTCGTGCTCCGCAAGGCGCTGGGCAAGGGCCTGCCGGTCATCCTCGTGGTCAACAAGACCGACCGTTCCGACGCGCGCATCGGCGAGGTCGTCGACGAGACCTACGAGCTGTTCATGGAGCTGCTCGAGGACTCCGGCATGGACGTCGACAACCTCGACTTCCCGATCGTCTACAGCAACGGCAAGACCGGGCAGGCCTCGCTCACCCGGCCCGCCGACGGTGAGTCGCCCGACAGCCCCGACCTGGGGCCGCTGGTCAAGACGCTCCTCGACACCATCCCGGCGCCGGTCTACGACGCCGAGGAGCCGCTGCGCGCGCAGGTCACCAACCTCGACGCGTCGCCCTACCTCGGCCGGCTGGCGCTGCTGCGCATCCACTCCGGCACGATGAAGAACGGCCAGCAGGTCGCCTGGTGCCGCACCGACGGCACGATCAAGAACGTCAAGATCACCGAGCTGCTGGTCACCGAGGGCCTCACCCGCACGCCGGCCGACAGCGCCGGCCCCGGCGAGCTGGTGGCGATCGCCGGCATCGAGGACGTCATGATCGGCGACACCCTCGCCGACCCGAGCGACCCGCGCCCGCTGCCCCCGCTGACCGTCGACGAGCCCTCGATCTCGATCACCATCGGGATCAACACCGCGCCGCTGTCGGGCAAGTCGGGCAAGAAGCTCACCGCCCGCCTGATCAAGAACCGCCTCGACCAGGAGCTGGTCGGCAACGTCTCGGTGCGCATGCTGCCCACCGACCGCCCCGACACCTGGGAGATGCAGGGCCGCGGCGAGCTGGCGCTGGCCATCCTCGTCGAGCAGTTGCGCCGCGAGGAGTTCGAGCTGACCGTCGGCCGGCCCACCGTCGTCACCAAGGAGATCGACGGCAAGCTGCACGAGCCGGTCGAGCGGGTCACCATCGACACCCCGGGCGAGTACGTCGGCACGCTGACCCAGGCCCTCGCCGTCCGTCGCGGCCGGCTGGAGAACCTGGTGCACCACGACACCGGCTGGGCGCGGATGGAGTACATCGTCCCGTCGCGTGGCCTCATCGGGTTCCGCACCGAGTTCCTGACCGAGACCCGTGGCACCGGCGTCCTCAACCACAACCTCGAGGGCTACGAGCCGTGGCTGGGCGACATGCGCGCCCGCCCGACCGGATCGCTGGTCGCCGACCGCCAGGGCGTCGCGACCACCTACTCGATGTTCTCGCTGCAGGAGCGCGGCTCGCTCATGGTGCAGCCGGGCACCGAGGTCTACGAGGGCATGATCGTGGGTGAGAACTCCCGTCCGGACGACATGGACGTGAACATCACCAAGGAGAAGAAGCTCACCAACATGCGCAAGTCCACCTCCGAGGAGCTGGAGCGGCTGATCCCGCCGCGCATCCTGAACCTGGAGCAGGCGCTGGAGTTCTGCGCCGAGGACGAGTGCGTCGAGGTCACCCCGGCGACGGTGCGCATCCGCAAGGTCGTGCTTGACCAGACCGAGCGCGGCAAGGCCAAGAACCGCAAGCCCAAGCCCGTCTGA
- a CDS encoding alpha/beta hydrolase fold domain-containing protein — MPLSYATLPGDIDHLIADDHAIVERQFQHLEAGRGNRRVLVDQITAELSMHAFAEETVIYPIWKEVGMKAELDDATQEHQKMKELLVVLGRTEPGEAEFEQSLTELIAEVRHHVQDEENDELPEFRQKVGAERMATLGKDFITAKRRGPTRPHPKAPSGGIKEKVAGALAAPLDLARDAVSGTNKELATDPSGLLDPQAQAIVDAHSSLGPLPFETLTPTEARKQPGPKDAVQKVMAERGIEGPEPVGSVEDLEIPDAAGGTMRLRVYKPANAGTGPLPVIMWIHGGGWVLFTIDDHYDASCRGLTNKTGAIVVSPDYRRAPEAVFPASHDDVLTAYHYVLQNAASFGGDASRIGIGGESVGGNMAPATCLQLAANGQPMPAAQVCVYPVTTGEQFGESMEDAADGRPLNRALLSWMAMHAFEGKPDAAKDPRIDLLGWSTDQLAGMPPTLVITDERDPLRSQGQQFAKNLEAAGVPTTHRYYEGVMHEFFGASAVLDKAEQAQQEAARHFTQAFAATL; from the coding sequence ATGCCTCTGTCCTACGCGACCCTGCCCGGCGACATCGACCACCTGATCGCCGACGACCACGCGATCGTCGAGCGGCAGTTCCAGCACCTGGAGGCCGGCCGCGGCAACCGCCGGGTCCTGGTCGACCAGATCACCGCCGAGCTGTCGATGCACGCGTTCGCCGAGGAGACGGTGATCTACCCGATCTGGAAGGAGGTCGGGATGAAGGCGGAGCTGGACGACGCCACGCAGGAGCACCAGAAGATGAAGGAGCTGCTCGTCGTCCTCGGCCGCACCGAGCCCGGCGAGGCCGAGTTCGAGCAGTCGCTCACCGAGCTCATCGCCGAGGTGCGCCACCACGTCCAGGACGAGGAGAACGACGAGCTGCCCGAGTTCCGGCAGAAGGTCGGGGCCGAGCGGATGGCGACTCTGGGCAAGGACTTCATCACCGCCAAGCGCCGCGGTCCGACGCGGCCGCACCCGAAGGCGCCGTCCGGCGGCATCAAGGAGAAGGTCGCCGGCGCACTCGCCGCCCCTCTCGACCTCGCGCGCGACGCCGTGTCGGGCACGAACAAGGAGCTGGCCACCGACCCGAGCGGGCTGCTCGACCCGCAGGCGCAGGCCATCGTCGACGCCCACTCCTCCCTCGGCCCGCTGCCGTTCGAGACCCTGACGCCCACCGAGGCGCGCAAGCAGCCCGGCCCCAAGGACGCGGTCCAGAAGGTGATGGCCGAGCGCGGCATCGAGGGCCCGGAGCCGGTCGGCTCGGTGGAGGACCTGGAGATCCCCGACGCCGCCGGCGGCACGATGCGGCTGCGGGTCTACAAGCCCGCGAACGCCGGTACGGGTCCGCTGCCGGTCATCATGTGGATCCACGGCGGCGGCTGGGTGCTGTTCACCATCGACGACCACTACGACGCGTCCTGCCGCGGCCTGACCAACAAGACCGGCGCGATCGTCGTCTCCCCCGACTACCGCCGGGCACCCGAGGCGGTCTTCCCCGCCTCGCACGACGACGTCCTCACCGCGTACCACTACGTGCTCCAGAACGCCGCGTCCTTCGGGGGTGACGCCTCCCGGATCGGGATCGGCGGGGAGTCCGTCGGCGGCAACATGGCGCCGGCCACCTGTCTGCAGCTGGCCGCCAACGGCCAGCCGATGCCGGCGGCCCAGGTGTGCGTCTACCCCGTCACCACCGGCGAGCAGTTCGGCGAGTCCATGGAGGACGCCGCCGACGGCCGACCGCTGAACCGGGCGCTGCTGAGCTGGATGGCCATGCACGCCTTCGAGGGCAAGCCGGACGCCGCCAAGGACCCGCGGATCGACCTGCTCGGCTGGTCGACCGACCAGCTGGCGGGCATGCCGCCGACGCTGGTCATCACCGACGAGCGCGACCCGCTCCGCAGCCAGGGCCAGCAGTTCGCGAAGAACCTCGAGGCGGCGGGCGTGCCCACCACGCACCGGTACTACGAGGGTGTGATGCACGAGTTCTTCGGCGCCTCCGCCGTCCTCGACAAGGCCGAGCAGGCCCAGCAGGAGGCTGCGCGGCACTTCACCCAGGCCTTCGCGGCAACGCTCTGA
- a CDS encoding glutathione-independent formaldehyde dehydrogenase translates to MKAVVYKGTKNVAVEEVPDPTIQSPTDAIVRITTTNICGSDLHMYEGRTSVEEGKVLGHENMGVVEEVGSGVDRLQVGDRVVLPFNIACGTCRNCTQGWTSFCLRSNPTEGMDGAAYGYANMGPYDGGQAEFLRVPWADFNALHLPPGTEHENDFTMLSDIFPTGWHGVELSGMQPGDRVAVFGAGPVGLMAAHSAMLRGASQVFVVDKEPDRLALAEKFGATGIDFSTGDPVEQLMDATHGVGVDRGVEAVGYQAHDPSGEEHPELVLDNLVQVVRATGGIGVVGVYVPQDPGANSELAKEGRIPFQYGQFFTKGQSMGTGQAPVKRYNRQLRDLIITGRANPGLIVSHELTLDEAVDGYERFDNREDGWTKVLLRPGTLG, encoded by the coding sequence ATGAAGGCCGTCGTCTACAAGGGCACGAAGAACGTCGCCGTCGAAGAGGTCCCCGACCCGACGATCCAGTCACCGACCGACGCGATCGTCCGCATCACCACGACCAACATCTGCGGCTCGGACCTGCACATGTACGAGGGCCGGACCAGCGTCGAGGAGGGCAAGGTCCTCGGCCACGAGAACATGGGCGTCGTCGAGGAGGTCGGCTCCGGCGTCGACCGGCTCCAGGTCGGCGACCGGGTGGTCCTGCCGTTCAACATCGCCTGCGGCACCTGCCGCAACTGCACCCAGGGCTGGACGTCGTTCTGCCTGCGCTCGAATCCGACCGAGGGCATGGACGGCGCGGCCTACGGCTACGCCAACATGGGCCCGTACGACGGCGGGCAGGCGGAGTTCCTGCGGGTGCCGTGGGCGGACTTCAACGCGCTGCACCTGCCGCCGGGCACCGAGCACGAGAACGACTTCACGATGCTGTCGGACATCTTCCCGACCGGCTGGCACGGGGTGGAGCTCTCGGGGATGCAGCCGGGTGACCGGGTGGCCGTGTTCGGCGCCGGGCCGGTCGGGCTCATGGCCGCGCACAGCGCCATGCTGCGTGGCGCCTCGCAGGTCTTCGTCGTCGACAAGGAGCCCGACCGGCTGGCGCTGGCGGAGAAGTTCGGCGCCACCGGCATCGACTTCAGCACGGGCGACCCGGTCGAGCAGCTGATGGACGCCACCCACGGTGTCGGCGTCGACCGCGGGGTGGAAGCCGTCGGTTACCAGGCGCACGACCCGTCCGGCGAGGAACACCCGGAACTGGTCCTGGACAACCTCGTGCAGGTCGTGCGGGCCACCGGCGGGATCGGCGTCGTCGGCGTCTACGTGCCCCAGGATCCGGGGGCGAACAGCGAGCTGGCGAAGGAGGGACGCATCCCCTTCCAGTACGGCCAGTTCTTCACCAAGGGCCAGTCGATGGGCACCGGCCAGGCGCCGGTCAAGCGGTACAACCGGCAGCTTCGGGACCTGATCATCACCGGACGCGCCAACCCGGGCCTGATCGTGTCCCACGAGCTGACCCTGGACGAGGCGGTCGACGGCTACGAGCGGTTCGACAACCGCGAGGACGGCTGGACCAAGGTCCTGCTCCGCCCGGGGACGCTCGGATGA
- a CDS encoding L-dopachrome tautomerase-related protein, producing MSELARDEPIGELELVHAFTGPMPTGVSVSHTGRIFVNFPQWGDDPPATVVELRDGQEVPFPDEAWNSPSGKDDAGAFVSVQSIVVDPADRLWVLDTGSPMFEPTEPGGPKLVRVDLDTDSVAQVITFDPSVALETTYLNDVRFDLRRGEAGVAYITDSADSGPNGIIVVDLATGESWRRLHDHPSTKALQPPDLRMVVEGREFLERDEDGGTSPVTMGADGIAISADGARLFYCPLASRRWYSVATDALTDRSVPDDEVSATVVDEGDKGSAGDGMETDDAGRLYVTDGEHNAVHRRLPDGSWETVLHDDRLLWPDTMSVAADGHLYVTANQLYRQSKYQGGQDVRRKPYELFRTAIDAGPVRLR from the coding sequence ATGAGCGAGCTCGCACGCGACGAACCGATCGGCGAGCTCGAGCTCGTGCACGCATTCACCGGGCCGATGCCGACCGGCGTGAGCGTCTCGCACACCGGCCGGATCTTCGTCAACTTTCCCCAGTGGGGTGACGATCCCCCGGCCACCGTGGTGGAACTACGCGACGGGCAGGAGGTGCCGTTCCCCGACGAGGCGTGGAACTCCCCGTCGGGAAAGGACGACGCGGGCGCCTTCGTCTCGGTGCAGAGCATCGTCGTCGACCCGGCCGACCGGCTGTGGGTGCTCGACACCGGCAGCCCGATGTTCGAGCCGACCGAGCCCGGCGGGCCGAAGCTGGTCCGCGTCGACCTGGACACCGACTCGGTGGCCCAGGTGATCACCTTCGACCCGTCGGTGGCGCTGGAGACGACGTACCTCAACGACGTCCGCTTCGACCTGCGGCGGGGCGAGGCAGGCGTCGCCTATATCACCGACTCGGCCGACTCCGGCCCCAACGGGATCATCGTCGTCGACCTCGCCACCGGGGAGTCGTGGCGGCGGTTGCACGACCATCCGTCGACCAAGGCCCTCCAGCCGCCGGACCTGCGGATGGTCGTGGAGGGCCGGGAGTTCCTGGAGCGGGACGAGGACGGCGGGACCTCGCCGGTGACGATGGGCGCCGACGGCATCGCGATCTCGGCCGACGGCGCGCGGCTCTTCTACTGCCCGCTGGCCTCGCGCCGCTGGTACAGCGTCGCCACCGATGCCCTGACCGACCGGTCGGTGCCGGACGACGAGGTGTCGGCCACCGTCGTCGACGAGGGCGACAAGGGGTCGGCGGGCGACGGGATGGAGACCGACGACGCCGGCCGCCTGTACGTGACCGACGGCGAGCACAACGCCGTCCACCGCCGGCTGCCGGACGGCAGCTGGGAGACCGTGCTGCACGACGACCGGCTGCTCTGGCCCGACACGATGTCGGTCGCCGCCGACGGGCATCTCTACGTCACGGCCAACCAGCTGTACCGGCAGTCGAAGTACCAGGGCGGCCAGGACGTGCGGCGCAAGCCCTACGAGCTCTTCCGCACCGCCATCGACGCGGGCCCGGTGCGGCTGCGGTGA
- a CDS encoding ABC transporter substrate-binding protein, with the protein MSVLERLAGRARPGPRGSVRVVDPSPLNWLYITYNTVEEPVRVTRRGKVRPAAMSRYRWRDGTTLEIRVRDGNRFADGTAVTAESVRRAAEEQFRWQSPHPPGTHFNIDRRTRVAVVDDRTVRLHLPAVDGLALGKLRATHVMSERFWRDLGFGYARDSSGEGHW; encoded by the coding sequence GTGAGCGTGCTCGAACGGCTCGCCGGCCGCGCGCGACCCGGGCCACGCGGCTCGGTGCGAGTGGTCGACCCGAGCCCCCTGAACTGGCTCTACATCACCTACAACACGGTGGAAGAGCCCGTTCGGGTCACTCGGCGGGGCAAGGTCCGTCCCGCCGCCATGAGCCGATACCGGTGGCGGGACGGGACGACGCTGGAGATCAGGGTCCGCGACGGCAATCGGTTCGCCGACGGCACCGCGGTGACCGCCGAGTCGGTGCGCCGGGCCGCTGAGGAGCAGTTCCGCTGGCAGTCGCCGCACCCGCCCGGCACCCACTTCAACATCGACCGGCGGACCCGGGTCGCCGTCGTCGACGACCGGACGGTGCGGCTGCACCTGCCGGCCGTGGACGGGTTGGCTCTCGGCAAGCTGCGGGCGACGCACGTCATGAGCGAGCGGTTCTGGCGGGACCTCGGCTTCGGGTACGCCCGGGACTCCTCCGGCGAGGGCCACTGGTAG
- a CDS encoding ABC transporter substrate-binding protein → MIDAPGPWASGAFTLVEGRSLIETEAVVTDGEDRTWLQTEHRSPTVRLRANPHYWDRKRGPRLAEVEFRNDLDAGTALDLVCDSVGEVDIVTEVPHASAARVRGSRHARLVTVDAVRALAGVIDRDADGLPLSDVRARRALNLAIDRAGLVRDVFGGLARPLAGLTPPTPLTVAHRAPDRLLPYRHDAAEAARLWQAAGGAERPLRLAAFEAWGAVAAVVAEQWRLTLGVTVEVSVLRRDDERETRRALAGKGPRNWDVLLLEQGSQSVDVPPLELHRGFVGRSGEFRAGPVDPVFERLFADLVAQTSQLRQVVAANRIDRYVTEQALALFLVAPKVLYAVNREVDFRPYATSFELADTSVRDGHWSLAEPLPLLDDQVP, encoded by the coding sequence GTGATCGATGCGCCGGGGCCGTGGGCCTCGGGAGCCTTCACCCTCGTCGAGGGCCGATCACTGATCGAGACGGAGGCGGTGGTCACCGACGGCGAGGACCGCACCTGGCTGCAGACCGAGCACCGCTCGCCCACCGTCCGGCTGCGCGCCAACCCGCACTACTGGGACCGGAAGCGCGGCCCACGCCTGGCCGAGGTGGAGTTCCGCAACGACCTCGACGCAGGCACCGCTCTGGACCTGGTCTGCGACTCCGTCGGTGAGGTCGACATCGTCACCGAGGTGCCGCACGCATCGGCCGCGCGGGTGCGCGGCTCGCGGCACGCTCGCTTGGTGACCGTCGACGCGGTGCGTGCCCTGGCCGGTGTCATCGACCGGGACGCGGACGGCCTGCCGCTGTCCGACGTCCGGGCCCGTCGGGCGCTGAACCTCGCCATCGACCGGGCGGGGCTCGTCCGGGACGTGTTCGGCGGACTGGCGCGGCCGCTGGCGGGGCTGACCCCTCCGACCCCCCTGACCGTGGCCCACCGGGCACCGGACCGGCTTCTCCCCTACCGCCACGACGCGGCGGAGGCGGCACGGCTGTGGCAGGCGGCCGGTGGCGCGGAGCGGCCGCTCCGCCTGGCCGCGTTCGAAGCCTGGGGAGCAGTCGCCGCCGTGGTCGCCGAGCAGTGGCGGCTGACCCTGGGCGTGACCGTGGAGGTGTCGGTGCTGCGGAGGGACGACGAGCGGGAGACGCGGCGGGCGCTCGCCGGCAAGGGACCACGGAACTGGGACGTCCTGCTGCTCGAGCAGGGCAGCCAGTCCGTGGACGTGCCCCCGCTGGAACTGCACCGTGGATTCGTCGGGCGGTCGGGTGAGTTCCGGGCCGGGCCGGTGGATCCCGTGTTCGAGCGGCTGTTCGCCGACCTGGTCGCGCAGACCTCGCAGCTGCGCCAGGTGGTGGCCGCCAATCGCATCGACCGGTACGTCACCGAGCAGGCCCTGGCGTTGTTCCTGGTCGCCCCGAAGGTGCTGTACGCGGTCAACCGCGAGGTCGACTTCCGTCCCTACGCGACGAGCTTCGAACTGGCCGACACGTCGGTTCGCGACGGCCACTGGTCGCTCGCCGAGCCCCTGCCGTTGCTCGACGATCAGGTTCCCTGA
- a CDS encoding YceI family protein — protein sequence MTSSTTTQIPGYVVGTWDIDASHSTVGFSVRHMMVSKVRGYFRDFSGEIVTAEDPAQSSVTARINMDSIDTRQEQRDAHIRSADFFDVGNHTEMTFRSTAVATDGADWTVTGDLTIKGITKPVTLELELNGFGPDAYGGTRAGFSATTEISRKAYGVDIDMPMDGGGVVVGDKITVELEIEAVLRTV from the coding sequence ATGACCAGCTCCACCACCACCCAGATCCCCGGCTACGTCGTCGGCACGTGGGACATCGACGCCAGCCACTCGACCGTCGGCTTCTCCGTCCGTCACATGATGGTCAGCAAGGTCCGCGGCTACTTCCGCGACTTCTCCGGCGAGATCGTCACGGCAGAGGACCCCGCGCAGTCCAGCGTCACCGCCCGCATCAACATGGACTCGATCGACACCCGGCAGGAGCAGCGTGACGCGCACATCCGCTCCGCCGACTTCTTCGACGTGGGCAACCACACCGAGATGACGTTCCGCTCGACCGCGGTGGCCACCGACGGCGCCGACTGGACCGTCACCGGTGACCTGACCATCAAGGGCATCACCAAGCCGGTCACCCTCGAGCTGGAGCTCAACGGCTTCGGCCCGGACGCCTACGGCGGCACGCGCGCCGGGTTCTCGGCCACGACCGAGATCTCCCGCAAGGCGTACGGCGTCGACATCGACATGCCGATGGACGGCGGTGGCGTCGTCGTCGGCGACAAGATCACCGTCGAGCTCGAGATCGAGGCCGTGCTCCGCACCGTCTGA